One region of Malania oleifera isolate guangnan ecotype guangnan chromosome 6, ASM2987363v1, whole genome shotgun sequence genomic DNA includes:
- the LOC131157534 gene encoding probable xyloglucan endotransglucosylase/hydrolase protein 23 has protein sequence MPMASSLLSSSNVVKMLVFSFMLSSSVVLLSSAANFYENFDITWGDGRAQILNNGDLLTLSLDKASGSGFQSKQEYLFGKIDMQLKLVPGNSAGTVTAYYLSSQGSTHDEIDFEFLGNLSGDPYILHTNVFGQGKGNREQQFYLWFDPTADFHTYSILWNPQAIIFSVDGTPIREFKNMESMGVPFPKNQPMRIYSSLWNADDWATRGGLVKADWTQAPFTASYRNYNADACVWSSGASSCSSPPSSSTSGTANSWLTQELDSTSQERLKWVQQNYMIYNYCTDTKRFPQGLPLECTSSIP, from the exons ATGCCCATGGCTTCGTCTCTGCTTTCTTCTTCAAATGTTGTGAAGATGCTGGTGTTCTCTTTTATGCTCAGCTCTTCAGTAGTACTCCTCTCGTCTGCAGCCAACTTCTACGAGAACTTTGACATCACTTGGGGAGACGGTCGTGCTCAAATTCTCAACAATGGCGACCTTCTCACTCTTTCCCTCGACAAAGCCTCTGGATCTGGTTTTCAATCCAAGCAGGAGTACCTCTTCGGCAAGATCGACATGCAGCTCAAGCTCGTCCCCGGTAACTCCGCAGGCACCGTCACTGCCTACTAT TTGTCGTCCCAAGGATCGACCCACGACGAGATAGACTTCGAATTCTTGGGGAACTTGAGTGGAGATCCCTACATTCTTCATACCAATGTTTTCGGCCAAGGCAAAGGCAATAGGGAGCAGCAATTCTATTTGTGGTTTGATCCCACTGCTGACTTTCACACCTATTCCATCCTCTGGAATCCTCAAGCCATAAT CTTTTCTGTGGATGGCACGCCTATTAGGGAATTCAAGAACATGGAATCAATGGGTGTTCCCTTTCCTAAAAATCAGCCGATGAGAATATACTCCAGTCTTTGGAATGCGGATGATTGGGCCACAAGAGGTGGGCTGGTGAAGGCAGACTGGACCCAAGCACCCTTCACCGCCTCCTACAGGAATTACAATGCTGATGCTTGTGTGTGGTCATCCGGAGCATCTTCATGTAGTTCACCTCCATCTTCTTCAACCTCTGGTACTGCGAATTCGTGGCTCACTCAGGAATTGGATTCTACTAGTCAAGAAAGACTAAAATGGGTTCAGCAAAACTACATGATTTACAATTATTGCACGGACACGAAGCGCTTCCCACAAGGTCTCCCTCTAGAGTGCACTTCCAGCATCCCTTAA